The Polaromonas naphthalenivorans CJ2 genome has a window encoding:
- a CDS encoding DUF475 domain-containing protein: MKHFKISFFITLILLGLGAFWGYGLGGTTGALQALFVVSILAVMEVSLSFDNAVVNASVLRTWNPFWQKLFLTVGIIIAVFGMRLVFPILIVSIATGLGLLDVMTMALNTPEEYSRHLTANHAQVAAFGGSFLLLVFLNFLFDQEKDLHWLGWIEEKLGKHGNEGLSTLVAMLAVFGCMTLVPEVQKLSVLMAGISGIAVYLAVSFLSGLLEAEEHDPVIGTAIKRGSIGGFLYLEVLDASFSFDGVIGAFAITSDVVIIMLGLAIGAMFVRSMTVFLVHKGTLEEFVYLEHGAHYAIGILALIMLASVKFHISEWFTGLSGVAFICLSLWSSVHYKRQRAMEISYS; the protein is encoded by the coding sequence ATGAAACATTTTAAAATATCTTTTTTTATCACGCTCATCCTTTTGGGATTAGGAGCATTTTGGGGATACGGTTTAGGTGGAACAACAGGTGCACTTCAAGCTTTATTTGTTGTTAGCATTCTCGCTGTCATGGAGGTCTCTCTTTCTTTTGATAATGCTGTTGTTAATGCATCTGTTTTACGCACATGGAATCCATTCTGGCAAAAACTTTTCTTAACTGTTGGAATTATTATTGCGGTGTTTGGGATGCGTCTAGTATTTCCGATATTGATCGTCTCAATAGCCACCGGCCTGGGGTTGCTCGATGTCATGACAATGGCTCTTAATACACCCGAAGAGTATTCCCGGCATTTAACAGCCAATCATGCACAGGTCGCCGCCTTTGGCGGATCATTTCTTTTGCTGGTCTTTTTAAATTTTTTATTTGATCAGGAAAAAGATTTACATTGGCTGGGTTGGATTGAAGAAAAGCTTGGTAAGCATGGCAATGAAGGATTATCTACACTGGTGGCAATGCTGGCTGTATTTGGCTGCATGACACTGGTACCAGAAGTGCAAAAACTTTCAGTCCTAATGGCTGGCATAAGTGGTATTGCCGTCTATTTAGCTGTTAGTTTTCTAAGCGGTTTGCTTGAAGCTGAAGAACATGATCCAGTGATTGGCACAGCTATTAAACGGGGCAGTATTGGCGGTTTTCTTTATTTGGAAGTTCTGGATGCCTCCTTCAGCTTTGACGGCGTTATCGGTGCATTTGCCATCACGAGTGATGTCGTGATCATCATGCTAGGGTTGGCTATTGGCGCGATGTTTGTACGTTCAATGACGGTATTTTTGGTTCATAAGGGCACCCTAGAAGAATTCGTCTACCTAGAACATGGTGCGCATTACGCTATCGGAATTCTGGCACTAATAATGCTAGCCAGCGTGAAGTTTCATATCTCAGAATGGTTTACTGGCTTGTCGGGCGTAGCCTTCATTTGCCTGTCTTTGTGGTCTTCAGTTCATTACAAGCGCCAGAGGGCCATGGAAATCAGTTATTCCTGA
- a CDS encoding recombinase family protein codes for MTTSDLLPAAVLRRKAVVYVRQSTQSQVQTNLESQRRQYDLVAQARRLGFAQVEVIDDDLGRSASGMVDRPGFERLVAWLCAGEVGAVLCFDASRLARNGRDWHHLLELCGLVEARVIDPDGVYDPCRPNDRLLLGMKGSISEFELGVIRARMFEAARAKAHRGELRISVPIGYVWHRQIGLGLDPDMRLQETIRLIFARFRTLGSARQVMLSLAADDVHFPRPSDGKKMVSFDWTPIRYRNVISILKNPFYAGVYAYGKSEKRTTLVQGRLRKTYKHGKPLDRWDVMIKDHHEAYIDWAEFERNQKQLAVNAYGKVDGTKSGRGGRALLAGMLCCGRCGRRLTVAYTGRGVPQPVYRCDRPNLQLAQPRCFTFGARRPDEAIARELLRAVEPLAVEAALQAERRYMQVQADQRRIVELELQQARYEAGLAERRYAACDPDHRLIAAQLEKSWEAALQRVLACEQRLNVARQVQSSARPDLTGLEEDLAAAWDAPGVTMRARQQLLRTLVKDIVADVDDQAREVVLTIHWRGGQHSQVRVVKPRTGEHGCRTPDEALAVMRSMAGKWSDEHIAATLNRMGLPTGQAKTWTAHRVSSVRRVNDIHAYRSAEKDGQWLTMSEAAAKLGVNNHRIRRLIKEGLLPAEQVVPRAPYQIRASDLLEQRVIDAIARTLSPCRAVSEKQMSMFSST; via the coding sequence ATGACGACCTCTGATCTGTTGCCGGCCGCAGTGCTGCGTCGCAAAGCTGTCGTCTATGTGCGCCAGTCAACTCAGTCACAAGTGCAGACCAACCTGGAGAGCCAGCGCCGGCAGTACGACCTGGTGGCGCAAGCTCGCCGCCTCGGATTTGCGCAGGTGGAAGTCATCGACGATGACCTCGGCCGTTCCGCCAGCGGTATGGTGGACCGACCGGGCTTTGAGCGGCTCGTGGCCTGGTTGTGCGCTGGCGAAGTCGGCGCCGTCTTGTGCTTCGACGCCTCCCGGCTTGCCCGCAATGGACGTGACTGGCACCACCTGCTGGAGCTGTGTGGCCTGGTCGAGGCACGGGTCATTGACCCGGACGGCGTGTACGACCCGTGCCGGCCCAACGACCGTCTGCTGCTGGGCATGAAGGGCAGTATCAGCGAGTTCGAGCTCGGCGTGATCAGGGCAAGGATGTTCGAAGCGGCTCGTGCCAAGGCGCATCGCGGTGAATTGCGCATCAGTGTCCCCATCGGCTACGTCTGGCACCGGCAGATCGGGTTGGGGTTGGATCCGGACATGCGCCTGCAGGAGACGATCCGGTTGATCTTCGCGCGCTTTCGCACGCTCGGCAGCGCCAGGCAGGTGATGCTTTCCCTTGCGGCAGACGATGTCCATTTCCCACGGCCCTCGGACGGCAAGAAGATGGTGAGCTTTGACTGGACGCCGATCCGCTACCGCAACGTGATCTCGATACTCAAGAATCCCTTCTATGCCGGCGTCTATGCATACGGCAAGAGTGAGAAGCGTACGACGCTCGTGCAAGGGCGACTTCGCAAGACCTACAAGCATGGCAAGCCGCTCGATCGGTGGGACGTGATGATCAAGGATCATCACGAAGCCTACATCGACTGGGCCGAGTTCGAACGTAATCAAAAGCAGCTTGCCGTCAATGCCTACGGTAAAGTCGATGGAACGAAGTCCGGGCGCGGTGGCCGGGCGTTGCTCGCGGGAATGCTGTGCTGCGGGCGTTGTGGGCGGCGCCTGACGGTGGCGTATACGGGGCGCGGGGTGCCTCAACCGGTGTACCGATGTGACCGCCCCAATCTTCAGCTCGCTCAGCCGAGATGCTTCACGTTTGGCGCACGCCGACCCGACGAAGCGATTGCCCGGGAGCTGCTGCGCGCTGTGGAGCCCTTGGCCGTCGAGGCGGCATTGCAGGCTGAGCGGAGGTATATGCAAGTTCAAGCGGACCAGCGACGAATCGTGGAGCTGGAGTTGCAGCAGGCCCGTTACGAGGCTGGTTTGGCAGAGCGCCGCTACGCGGCCTGTGACCCAGACCATCGCTTGATTGCCGCACAACTGGAGAAGAGCTGGGAGGCTGCTTTGCAGCGCGTGCTCGCCTGTGAGCAGCGCTTGAACGTGGCCCGGCAGGTGCAGTCCTCTGCCAGGCCCGACTTGACCGGCTTGGAGGAAGATCTCGCGGCCGCGTGGGATGCGCCGGGCGTGACCATGCGCGCGCGCCAGCAGTTGCTGCGCACACTCGTCAAGGACATCGTTGCCGATGTCGACGACCAGGCCCGCGAGGTCGTGCTGACGATTCACTGGCGCGGAGGCCAGCATTCGCAGGTGAGGGTCGTCAAGCCACGCACAGGCGAGCACGGCTGCCGCACGCCCGATGAAGCCCTGGCCGTCATGCGCAGCATGGCAGGCAAGTGGTCTGACGAGCACATCGCCGCGACGCTCAATCGCATGGGACTGCCCACGGGCCAGGCCAAGACGTGGACCGCGCATCGCGTGAGCTCCGTGCGCAGGGTCAACGACATCCATGCGTACCGCTCGGCCGAGAAGGACGGGCAGTGGTTGACCATGTCAGAAGCGGCTGCCAAGCTCGGGGTCAACAACCACCGCATTCGGCGCCTGATCAAGGAGGGATTGCTGCCGGCCGAACAGGTGGTGCCGCGGGCGCCGTATCAGATTCGGGCCAGCGACCTGCTCGAGCAGCGGGTGATTGACGCCATCGCGCGAACACTCAGCCCGTGTCGGGCCGTCAGCGAGAAGCAGATGTCAATGTTTTCAAGCACTTAA
- a CDS encoding VWA domain-containing protein, translating to MKILKGQRISIAKFLPNTNHAFQIELSITGISVDFSCFGLNANGKLLRDEYMIFFNQPKTSCGGISLSFTNNLAMFACDLNKLPATVESLSFTAAIDASQTMNQMQSGYFRFLSNNSEIGRFNFYGSDFNNEKSLMLGDIYRKNGEWRFNAFGQGFNGGLSALLEHFGGEEDITPLVSSVQKVQLSKALSLEKKLEKEAPQLLSLAKKLSISLEKNQLQDVIAKVAIVIDASGSMSASYKNGTIQAVIDRIVLLAARLDDDGNLDTWFYASSHKKYLDMTISNVKDYLDKNTESGFLGIIKGLGVGNNEPPVMQEVLETYKNSNLPALVIFITDGGIDKASSIKQILIEASNYPIFWQFVGVAGSGYGILEELDNMKGRAIDNAGFFAVDDLKKIKDEELYNRLLSEFPVWLKEAKKKGILANN from the coding sequence ATGAAAATTCTAAAAGGTCAACGCATATCCATCGCTAAATTTTTGCCAAATACAAACCATGCGTTTCAAATTGAATTATCGATAACAGGAATATCTGTTGATTTTTCATGCTTTGGTTTGAATGCGAATGGCAAATTATTGCGTGATGAATACATGATATTTTTCAATCAACCAAAAACGTCATGCGGCGGTATTTCGCTATCGTTTACAAATAACTTGGCAATGTTTGCGTGTGATTTGAATAAATTACCTGCTACCGTTGAATCGCTTAGTTTTACGGCGGCAATTGATGCTTCGCAAACTATGAATCAAATGCAATCGGGTTATTTTAGGTTTTTAAGTAATAATTCAGAGATAGGGCGATTTAATTTTTACGGTTCAGACTTTAATAACGAAAAATCATTAATGCTTGGTGATATTTATCGTAAAAATGGTGAGTGGCGTTTTAATGCTTTTGGGCAAGGTTTTAATGGAGGATTGAGTGCGTTGCTTGAGCATTTTGGCGGTGAAGAAGACATCACGCCACTCGTTTCATCTGTCCAAAAAGTTCAATTATCGAAAGCGCTATCGCTTGAAAAAAAGTTAGAAAAAGAAGCTCCACAACTTTTAAGTTTGGCAAAAAAACTGTCAATTTCGTTAGAAAAAAATCAGCTTCAAGATGTTATCGCAAAAGTGGCGATTGTTATTGATGCTTCAGGTTCTATGTCTGCATCGTATAAGAATGGAACAATTCAAGCGGTTATAGATCGAATTGTTCTACTTGCAGCGCGTTTGGACGATGATGGCAATTTAGACACCTGGTTTTACGCTTCAAGCCATAAGAAATATTTAGATATGACAATAAGTAATGTGAAAGATTATTTGGATAAAAATACGGAAAGTGGTTTTTTGGGGATTATAAAAGGATTGGGAGTTGGGAATAACGAACCACCTGTTATGCAAGAGGTTTTAGAAACCTACAAAAACTCCAATTTACCTGCATTGGTTATTTTTATAACTGATGGCGGCATTGATAAAGCGAGTAGTATTAAACAAATTTTGATTGAGGCTTCAAATTATCCGATTTTTTGGCAATTTGTTGGTGTTGCTGGTTCAGGTTATGGTATTCTTGAAGAATTGGATAATATGAAAGGACGCGCAATTGATAATGCGGGTTTCTTTGCTGTCGATGACTTAAAAAAAATTAAAGATGAAGAACTTTATAATCGTTTATTAAGCGAGTTTCCTGTTTGGCTAAAAGAAGCTAAGAAAAAAGGAATTCTTGCGAATAATTAA
- a CDS encoding ATP-grasp domain-containing protein, translating to MKRVWFNKTFSSVGSAIRLIREADEAADYHLVCSSTNPHAPAFLAAHESAVEPSGLKGQAYLDWCLEFCHEHGIGIFIPGKEASLLSAERQQFEAQGTRLLCAASQDMLHLLHDKAQFYQSVNCLTPPAAFRVVETAQQFEAAYRALRKEHAKLCIKPSVSVYGLGFSVLDEKRSSAQLLLEGVQYHIGLDDLRRGFEVMETFRTMLVMEYLDGHEFSVDCIGDNGRLVCAIPRKKPQLAGQGQLIDMREDILESTRQLTAAYGLNGVFNVQFREGQNGLGLLEINPRMSGGIAMACLAGPNLPYLALAGFDRGFDGLSIPPIRAGVRVGELSLATELP from the coding sequence GTGAAACGTGTCTGGTTCAATAAAACTTTTTCTTCTGTCGGCTCGGCCATCCGCTTGATTCGCGAGGCTGATGAGGCCGCTGACTACCACCTTGTCTGCAGCAGCACCAATCCGCATGCACCCGCTTTCCTGGCAGCGCATGAATCAGCCGTCGAGCCAAGCGGTTTGAAAGGCCAGGCCTACCTGGACTGGTGCCTTGAGTTTTGCCACGAGCACGGGATTGGCATTTTTATCCCCGGCAAGGAAGCTAGTCTTTTGAGCGCCGAACGCCAACAGTTTGAGGCGCAAGGCACACGCCTGCTGTGCGCCGCCTCGCAGGACATGCTGCACCTGTTGCATGACAAGGCGCAGTTTTATCAGAGCGTCAACTGCCTCACGCCACCGGCTGCGTTTCGTGTCGTTGAAACGGCGCAGCAATTCGAAGCGGCTTACCGCGCGTTGCGAAAAGAGCATGCGAAGCTGTGCATCAAGCCCTCGGTGTCGGTGTACGGCCTGGGGTTCAGCGTACTCGATGAAAAGCGCTCCAGCGCGCAGTTGCTGCTCGAAGGCGTTCAGTACCATATTGGGCTGGACGACTTGCGGCGCGGTTTTGAGGTCATGGAGACATTTCGCACCATGCTGGTGATGGAATACCTCGACGGACACGAATTCAGCGTGGACTGCATTGGCGACAACGGACGGCTGGTCTGCGCGATTCCGCGAAAAAAACCGCAGCTCGCCGGTCAAGGCCAACTCATAGACATGCGGGAGGACATTCTGGAAAGTACCCGTCAGTTGACGGCCGCTTATGGCCTGAACGGCGTTTTCAATGTGCAGTTCCGCGAAGGCCAAAACGGCCTGGGCCTGCTGGAGATCAACCCGCGCATGTCCGGCGGCATTGCCATGGCCTGCCTGGCCGGCCCCAACCTGCCTTACCTGGCCCTGGCCGGATTTGACCGGGGTTTTGATGGCCTGTCGATTCCGCCGATTCGGGCCGGCGTTCGCGTGGGCGAACTTTCATTGGCGACGGAACTGCCGTGA
- a CDS encoding TerD family protein, translating into MAISLQKGGNVNLSKTDPNLKQVLLGLGWDARSTDGVDFDLDASIFMVTENGRVRSDSDFIFYGQLRSPCGSIEHTGDNRTGAGEGDDEGLKIKLDQIPSVITRLVVAVTIHDAQVRKQNFGMVHDAFIRLVNIETNIEITRFDLSEDYSTETAMIFGEIYRYGSEWKFKAVGQGYAGGLKALAIQHGVNVS; encoded by the coding sequence ATGGCAATTAGTTTGCAAAAAGGCGGTAACGTCAACCTTTCGAAAACAGACCCCAATCTCAAGCAAGTGCTGCTTGGCCTTGGATGGGATGCACGTTCTACAGATGGCGTGGATTTCGATCTAGATGCTAGTATTTTCATGGTCACTGAGAATGGCCGAGTCCGTTCTGATAGCGATTTCATTTTTTATGGTCAGTTACGCTCACCCTGTGGTTCCATTGAGCACACCGGAGATAACCGCACTGGTGCTGGAGAAGGCGATGACGAGGGACTTAAGATAAAACTTGACCAAATTCCCTCCGTTATTACCCGGCTGGTGGTAGCCGTTACTATTCATGATGCACAAGTACGTAAACAGAATTTCGGCATGGTGCATGACGCATTCATACGTCTAGTGAATATTGAAACCAATATCGAAATTACTCGATTTGATCTGTCGGAAGATTACTCAACTGAAACAGCCATGATTTTTGGCGAAATTTACCGTTATGGCAGCGAATGGAAATTTAAAGCTGTCGGGCAAGGTTATGCGGGTGGTCTGAAAGCGCTTGCTATTCAGCATGGCGTTAATGTAAGTTAA
- the tnpC gene encoding IS66 family transposase yields MAAKVLQHIGQQSQQIDSQAKTIEFKEARIQSILFELRRLKAWRFDAKTERMNAEQRQLFEETLAADQADLEAQLAALKAVAKDSGDTADTEHDTRRKPKRQALPEHLKRVEHHHEPENTTCGCGQAMVRIGEDVSERLDIIPAEFFVHRHIRGKWACKCCQTLVQEPVGPQIIDKGMPTAGLVAHTAVSRFVDHIPYYRQEQINARSGVHTPRSTLASWSGQAGAALVPLYAAHREFVLSCAVVHADETPVAMLDPGAGKTKRAYVWAYARSGFDVSPGVVYEFCLGRGAKYPLEFLKGWSGTLISDGYGVYDQVLKQESRVGAACLAHARRKFDELVKDRLSPVGTQVIQRIAALYQIERQVKGLSPEDRLSIRQSSAKPLCKDLHAWLKRERQRVPEGSATAKAIDYSLNRWEALTTYLADGNVQIDNNHLENLIRPWAMACS; encoded by the coding sequence TTGGCGGCCAAGGTTCTCCAGCACATTGGCCAGCAAAGCCAGCAAATTGACTCGCAGGCGAAGACCATCGAGTTCAAGGAAGCGCGTATCCAGAGCATCCTGTTTGAGCTGCGCCGCCTGAAGGCTTGGCGCTTTGATGCCAAGACCGAGCGCATGAATGCTGAGCAGCGCCAGTTGTTTGAAGAAACGCTGGCGGCCGACCAGGCGGATTTGGAAGCACAACTTGCAGCACTGAAGGCGGTCGCCAAGGATTCTGGCGACACGGCAGACACCGAGCATGACACCCGCCGTAAGCCCAAACGTCAAGCCCTGCCAGAACACCTCAAACGGGTCGAACACCACCACGAGCCAGAGAACACAACCTGCGGATGCGGTCAGGCCATGGTGCGTATCGGTGAAGACGTGAGCGAACGCCTGGACATCATTCCAGCCGAATTCTTCGTGCACCGCCACATCCGCGGCAAATGGGCCTGCAAGTGCTGCCAGACCCTGGTACAAGAACCGGTGGGGCCACAGATCATCGACAAAGGCATGCCCACGGCAGGCCTGGTGGCACACACTGCCGTGAGCCGCTTCGTCGATCACATTCCGTATTACCGGCAAGAACAAATCAACGCCCGCTCTGGCGTTCACACGCCGCGCTCGACGCTGGCATCGTGGTCTGGCCAGGCAGGCGCTGCCCTTGTGCCCCTGTATGCGGCGCACCGGGAGTTTGTCCTCAGCTGCGCGGTGGTTCATGCCGACGAGACGCCAGTGGCCATGCTGGACCCCGGCGCGGGCAAGACCAAGCGGGCCTACGTCTGGGCTTATGCTAGAAGCGGCTTTGATGTTTCACCCGGCGTGGTGTATGAATTTTGCCTGGGCAGAGGGGCCAAGTACCCGCTTGAATTTCTCAAGGGCTGGTCGGGCACGCTGATCTCCGACGGGTACGGGGTGTACGACCAGGTCCTGAAGCAGGAGAGCCGCGTCGGCGCAGCTTGCCTGGCGCACGCGCGTCGCAAGTTTGATGAACTGGTCAAGGACCGCCTGAGTCCGGTGGGCACGCAAGTGATACAGCGCATTGCCGCGCTCTACCAGATCGAGCGCCAGGTCAAAGGCTTGTCGCCCGAAGATCGACTCTCTATCAGGCAATCGAGCGCAAAGCCGCTTTGCAAGGACCTGCACGCCTGGCTGAAGCGGGAGAGGCAACGCGTGCCCGAGGGCAGTGCCACGGCCAAAGCGATTGACTACAGCCTGAACCGCTGGGAAGCGCTGACAACTTATCTGGCCGACGGCAACGTCCAGATTGATAACAACCATCTCGAAAATCTGATTCGGCCATGGGCAATGGCGTGTTCATAA
- a CDS encoding IS5-like element ISPna3 family transposase: MGPRPRTPQTDELPRPRLDEQLKMSHPLVRLANLMNWEEIERSFGAHFTSSRGRPALSPRLVAGLLYLQHANDASDEAVVATWLENPYWQYFCGETYLQTELPIDPSSLTRWRKRIGEEGVEVLLAVTIEAARAAGLIKKSSLDKIIVDTTVMPKAIAHPTDSRLLEKSRQHLVRLADEHSLQLRQNYNQQAPRMAAQIGRYAHARQFKRMRKTLKALRIRVGRVYREVTRKLAQLPEQARHKARDLLHRVGRILTQQPRDKNKLYALHAPEAECISKGKARTPYEFGVKVTIATTLKEGLVVGMRSMPGNPYDGHTLDEAIEQVEILAEQRPGMAIVDKGYRGAQVEGVQILRSGQRRGVTRAMKAMIKRRSAIEPTIGHMKMKGRLARNPLKGTLGDALHAVLCGAGHNIRLMLKKLHVSPVAP, translated from the coding sequence ATGGGACCCAGACCGCGCACACCTCAGACGGACGAGTTGCCCCGTCCCCGCCTGGACGAGCAGCTCAAGATGAGCCACCCCCTGGTTCGGCTGGCCAACCTGATGAACTGGGAGGAGATCGAACGCAGTTTTGGCGCCCATTTCACTTCAAGCCGAGGGCGCCCTGCACTGAGTCCTCGCCTGGTCGCGGGCCTGCTGTATCTGCAGCATGCCAACGACGCCAGCGATGAAGCGGTGGTGGCGACCTGGCTGGAAAACCCTTACTGGCAATACTTCTGCGGCGAAACCTACCTGCAGACCGAGTTGCCCATCGACCCCTCCAGCCTGACGCGCTGGAGAAAGCGCATTGGCGAAGAAGGCGTCGAGGTCTTGCTGGCCGTCACCATCGAAGCGGCCCGTGCGGCCGGCCTGATCAAGAAAAGCAGCCTGGACAAAATCATCGTCGATACCACCGTCATGCCCAAAGCCATCGCTCACCCGACCGACAGCCGCTTGCTGGAGAAAAGCCGCCAGCACCTGGTCAGGCTCGCTGATGAACACAGTCTGCAGCTACGCCAGAACTACAACCAGCAGGCGCCGCGCATGGCCGCGCAGATCGGCCGCTATGCCCATGCCAGGCAATTCAAGCGCATGCGCAAAACCCTCAAGGCGCTGAGAATCCGGGTGGGCCGCGTGTACCGTGAAGTCACTCGCAAGCTCGCTCAGCTGCCAGAGCAGGCGCGGCACAAAGCCCGGGACCTGCTGCACCGCGTGGGCCGCATCCTGACGCAACAGCCCAGGGACAAGAACAAACTGTATGCGCTGCACGCACCAGAGGCAGAGTGCATCTCGAAGGGCAAGGCCAGAACGCCCTACGAGTTTGGGGTCAAAGTGACGATTGCCACCACGCTCAAGGAGGGCCTGGTGGTCGGGATGCGCAGCATGCCGGGCAATCCGTATGACGGGCACACGCTCGACGAAGCCATTGAGCAGGTCGAAATCCTCGCCGAGCAAAGGCCCGGCATGGCCATCGTGGACAAGGGCTACCGGGGCGCGCAGGTCGAGGGAGTACAGATTCTGCGCTCAGGCCAGCGCCGGGGCGTCACCCGAGCCATGAAGGCGATGATCAAGCGGCGAAGTGCCATTGAGCCGACCATTGGGCACATGAAGATGAAGGGACGGCTGGCCCGAAATCCGCTCAAAGGTACGCTGGGTGACGCCTTGCACGCCGTGCTGTGCGGCGCGGGCCACAACATCCGGCTGATGCTCAAGAAGCTGCATGTCTCTCCTGTCGCGCCGTAA
- a CDS encoding lysozyme inhibitor LprI family protein: MKLICVSCILLSVLVGCAKNEASCSDETATSVARSLIASSLAEKIETEVKGTKKDVDTSAINALVAQFKISLGDIRTSKKDPNSSKVFCSATIGVQFSEAVIQDADKVRKSISYKPSTEFVRDSGLKFEAYKLIGDFEYSVQPTDDGKKVFAELQGNQKPLLIAAEIASSALLKTVVESAEALKASERDAAQAKIQQAEIQKQQSETEQRQAEEIQKTLRAKNASLQLEEAQLAITQANAKINVAWNAISKIEREAMLPEQRVWLKRRELDCKTKGVAEQATDLTAQETVRLLCEVEMTQKRTDYLDLKLLKTS, translated from the coding sequence ATGAAGTTGATTTGTGTCAGTTGCATTCTTTTGAGCGTTCTCGTGGGATGTGCCAAGAATGAAGCATCTTGCAGCGATGAGACTGCGACATCAGTTGCTAGATCTTTGATCGCATCATCGTTGGCAGAGAAAATTGAGACGGAAGTTAAAGGCACTAAAAAAGATGTGGACACATCTGCGATCAATGCCTTGGTTGCACAATTTAAGATCTCTTTAGGAGATATTAGAACATCTAAAAAAGATCCAAACAGTAGCAAGGTATTTTGTTCAGCAACAATTGGGGTTCAATTTTCGGAAGCAGTTATTCAGGATGCGGACAAGGTGCGAAAGTCCATTAGCTACAAACCATCGACTGAATTCGTACGAGATTCTGGCCTGAAATTTGAAGCTTACAAGCTGATTGGTGATTTTGAATACTCTGTGCAACCCACTGACGACGGGAAAAAAGTATTTGCTGAGCTTCAAGGTAATCAAAAGCCGCTTTTGATCGCCGCTGAAATTGCATCTTCTGCCCTCTTGAAAACAGTAGTTGAATCGGCAGAAGCACTAAAAGCCAGTGAAAGAGATGCCGCACAGGCGAAAATTCAGCAGGCTGAAATTCAGAAGCAGCAATCTGAAACTGAGCAGCGGCAAGCAGAGGAAATACAGAAAACCCTGAGAGCAAAAAATGCGAGCCTGCAACTTGAAGAGGCGCAATTAGCAATTACTCAAGCGAATGCCAAAATTAATGTCGCTTGGAATGCGATTAGTAAAATCGAACGTGAAGCCATGTTGCCTGAACAACGCGTTTGGTTGAAACGACGTGAATTGGATTGCAAGACCAAAGGAGTAGCAGAGCAGGCTACAGACTTGACTGCACAAGAAACTGTCAGACTTTTATGCGAAGTAGAAATGACACAAAAAAGAACCGACTATTTAGATCTAAAACTTTTAAAAACATCTTGA
- a CDS encoding TerD family protein produces the protein MAISLQKGGNVNLSKEAPSLKKLVIGLGWDSRATDGAAFDLDGSAFLLKVDGKARSDADFIFYNNLKSTDGSVTHAGDNTSGTGEGDDEKLTIDLAMVPAEIEKITIGVTIHDAEARKQNFGMVGKAYIRCLDANGDKEIARYDLSEDSSTETAMIFGDIYRAGAEWKFKAVGQGFAGGLGPLARSFGIGT, from the coding sequence ATGGCCATCAGTCTACAAAAAGGCGGCAACGTCAATCTGAGCAAAGAAGCACCCTCACTCAAAAAACTAGTCATCGGGCTCGGCTGGGATTCACGCGCCACGGACGGTGCTGCCTTCGATCTTGACGGAAGTGCCTTTCTATTGAAGGTGGATGGAAAGGCTCGCTCCGACGCCGACTTCATCTTCTACAACAACTTGAAATCCACCGATGGCTCTGTCACCCACGCTGGCGACAACACAAGCGGAACCGGTGAAGGAGACGATGAAAAACTCACTATCGACTTGGCCATGGTTCCAGCTGAAATCGAGAAAATAACCATTGGTGTAACGATTCACGACGCTGAAGCACGCAAGCAGAACTTTGGCATGGTCGGCAAGGCCTACATTCGTTGTCTCGACGCCAATGGCGACAAGGAAATCGCACGCTACGACCTCTCCGAAGACAGTTCGACTGAGACGGCGATGATTTTTGGCGACATCTATCGTGCTGGCGCTGAATGGAAATTCAAGGCTGTCGGACAAGGATTTGCAGGTGGTCTCGGCCCTCTGGCACGCTCTTTCGGCATTGGCACTTAA
- a CDS encoding TerD family protein — protein sequence MAVNLQKGQKISLDKEAGVKLTKIIMGLGWDAVKSKGFFGIGGSTPDIDLDASCIMFDEQGTQIDSVWFRQLKSKDGSVIHTGDNRTGDGDGDDEQIIVDLTRVPERVKSLVFTVNSFTGQNFSKIENATCRIVNAGNNKEVARFNLTTLGAHNAQIMAKIYRHGSEWKMHAIGEIGNGRTFEELMPQITPHL from the coding sequence ATGGCAGTCAATCTGCAAAAAGGTCAGAAGATATCCCTTGACAAAGAGGCTGGTGTCAAACTGACAAAAATCATCATGGGATTGGGCTGGGATGCCGTCAAATCAAAAGGTTTTTTCGGCATCGGTGGCTCGACGCCAGATATTGATCTTGATGCATCCTGCATCATGTTTGACGAGCAGGGTACCCAGATTGATTCAGTGTGGTTTCGTCAATTGAAATCCAAAGACGGCTCCGTCATTCACACCGGTGACAACCGAACTGGCGACGGCGACGGGGATGACGAGCAAATTATTGTGGATCTGACTCGCGTGCCTGAACGCGTGAAAAGCCTGGTGTTTACTGTCAACAGCTTTACCGGGCAGAACTTCTCAAAAATCGAAAATGCTACCTGCCGCATCGTCAATGCCGGCAACAACAAGGAAGTTGCCCGCTTTAACCTGACTACCTTGGGCGCCCATAACGCACAGATCATGGCCAAGATTTACCGTCATGGAAGCGAATGGAAGATGCATGCGATCGGCGAGATTGGCAATGGCCGCACTTTTGAAGAACTGATGCCGCAGATCACCCCACACTTGTAA